From the genome of bacterium:
AGAGGTCAAGTACGCGACCCGACTGTCCCCGGGAACCGTCTGCTGTGTGGTTGGGTGAGCCTGGTGAAGCCGCTACCGACTTGTCTGGCCGGGTCAATGCCATGCGCCCCCAGAGTTCCCGCCTCAGCGCTCCCCCCCTGCCCCGCGAGTGGGCCAATAGATAGACCGCGGCGTTCACCTGCACATAAGGGGAAGCTCAAGAGTACCGCAGTGCACGATAATGATGCAGATCGTCCATCAAGATACGGACAAGGAGTTGCCCCGGGGGAAGCGAACTGTGCCCTCGCCTTGCGCGAGGCCACGGTGCGGCGCCATCGCCGCGGAGGACTGACATGTTGACGTCACAGACCGTGCGAGAGTACGCCGCCCGACTGGCGGCCGGCGAGCCGACCCCGGGCGGCGGTAGCGCGGCCGCCCTGGTGGGGGCCCTCGCCGTGGCCCTCGGAGAGATGGCCGCGAACTTCACCCGCGGGAAGGACACCTGGGAGCGCGTCGAGGCCCCCCTGGCGCGTCTGGAGCAGCTCCGCGAGACCTTGCTCGACCTCACTGACGCCGACCCCGAGGCCTATGCCCCGGTCGCAGCCGCCTATGCCATGCCCCGCGCCACGGAAGAGGAGAAGGCCGCGCGCCGGGAGGCCATTCAGGCGGCGCTCAAGCAGGCCGCGCACGTGCCGCTGCAGGTCGTGGGCCGCGTGGCCGACGCCATCGCCGAGCTGCCCGCTCTGGCCGAGCACGCCAACAGGAACTTGCTCAGCGACGTGGGAGTGGCCGCGGCCTTCGCTCTGGCGGCCCTCAAGACAGGATGGCTCAACGTGGAGGTCAACCTCGCCAGCATCAAGGACGAGGAGTATGTCGAGGACATCCGCGGCGCGTGGCAGGAACGCCTGTGCGAGGCGGAGAAGACTGCCGCAGTTGTGTGGGAGCAGGTCTCAGAGGCCATCTCCGGGTGAACAGGCCGCCGTCTGTCGCCCCTCGCCAAACCCTATCGCTTGGAGGCTCGTGATGTCCGCCACATTGCTTGAGGGGGCGCCCATCGCCGACCGCATCAAGGAGGACGTGAAGGCGGCCATCGCCGCCCTGGGCCAGACGCCCAAGCTGGCCGCAATCCTGGCCACCGACAACAAGGGCGCCGAGTTCTACGCCAAGAGCCAGGGCAAGGCCTGCGAGGAAGTCGGCATAGACTTCGACCTGCAGACCCTTGCCCCCGACGCCAGCCAGGGCGAGATTGAGGCGAAGATCGCCGACCTGAACGCCGACCCGTCGGTGACCGGCATCATCCTGCTCATGCCCGTGCCCCCCGGTGTGGACGGCAGGGCCCTGCAGCGCTGCATTGACCCGCAGAAGGACGTGGACGGCGTCCACCCGGTGAACCTCGGCGGGGTCGTGCAGGGCAGCCACGTGCTGGCCCCGTGCACGGCGCAGGCGGTCTATGCCCTCGTCGAGGCCTCCGGCGTGCCGCTGTTCTGCGACCCGATGGAGTCCATGGGCAAGGGGGCCGAGGTCGTGATGGTCGGTCATTCCGAGATCGTCGGCAAGCCCAGCGCGCTGCTGCTGCTGGACAAGTTCTGCACGGTCACGGTCTGCCACATCGGCACGAAGGACCTCAAGGCCCACACGACGGCAGCGGACGTGTTGATCGTCGCGGTCGGCAAGGCGGGCCTCATCAGGGGCGAGCATATCAAGCCCGGCGGCATCGTCATTGACGTGGGCATCAACCGCGTGAAGACCGAGGACGGCAAGAGCAAGATCGTGGGCGACGTGGTGTTCGACGAGGCGGCCGAGATCGCCAGCCAGATCACCCCGGTCCCCGGCGGGGTGGGTACGGTGACGACGGCGATGCTGCTCAAGAACATCATGGACGCAGCGAAGCTGCAGGCGTAGAGCCACTTGAGTCCGGAGGGAAAGCAGTGGAACTCGTGGTCGTCCTAGTCGCCATCTTCCTGGGGGCGGGGCTTCGTACGCACCTCGCATGGTGGCTTGCGGTCCCAGCGGTGCTCTTTGCCGGGGCCGAAGTCGCAGTGGTTGCCATGGACGTTCGGAACTGCCTAGACATCCGGAGGTCCGTGTTGCGCCTGCTGGAGCAGGTACTGGTGTGCAGCGACTACCGAGGCCATGCGGCTGAGATCGAGACTGCCCTCAAACGGTGCCAGGACCCGCTGGAGGCCTACACCTTGTGGGCGGTGGCGATCTTCCCAGCGTACATCGTGTCCGCGCGCTTGTTCGCTTGGTACTCGTTGTCTGCGCCCTGGTACCTCATTGTTGCCGCCGCGATGGTAGGCAACGGCATTCTGACTTTCCTTCTCGTGCGACTGGTGTGCCTGCCTATCGCGAGACTCAGGACTCGCTTCCCCAGTGTCATGCTGAGCGTTCGCGATGCCCACACCTGGGATGGCTGCAAGTGCACGACTTGTCAGGCCACTCGAAATGAGGAGCATGCTTGGCAAGGCTGTGTCTGCGAGCTGTGCGGCGAGACGCGTGATGAGGAGCACGACTGGGCCGGCTGTGGCTGCCGACGGTGTGACAAGGTGGCGCCAACGGGACACCAACTCGTCCAATGCAGGTGCACAGCCTGCGGACACACGATCCACACATGGCAAGACGGCATTTGTCGCGTGTGTGGGGTTGATCGTCCGAAGCCACCTCAGGTTGCCGCTGGCGAGGAGGCGCCCCCACGCGTATCGGCCTCAGCCGGTCTTGTGCGGTGCGCCAAATGTGGCAACAATGTCAGTATTGAGAAGGAAGCCTTCACGTGTACGCGGTGTGGCCGCTGTACCTGCTGGGCCTGTGTCGCGAATGCGCATGTCGAACGGTATGGCTTCGGAGCGGGCAGGGAGGCTGTCATGTTCTGCATCCGAGCATCGGGGGGGCGAGGGCAGGCACCGTGCCCGATGTGCGGCAAAGAGGCTGCACGCAAGGGCCCGTAGCGGAAGCCGTCGTCCCGAGGGGTTCGATGCACCGGGGCGAAGCATGGGGGCCATGAACGACCAACCCGATCGGACACTGACCATCGACCTCCTCGTCGCCGGCGGGGGCACCGCTGGTTGCGCTGCGGCCATTGCGGCGGCGCGGCGCGGGCACTCTGTG
Proteins encoded in this window:
- a CDS encoding cyclodeaminase/cyclohydrolase family protein; this encodes MLTSQTVREYAARLAAGEPTPGGGSAAALVGALAVALGEMAANFTRGKDTWERVEAPLARLEQLRETLLDLTDADPEAYAPVAAAYAMPRATEEEKAARREAIQAALKQAAHVPLQVVGRVADAIAELPALAEHANRNLLSDVGVAAAFALAALKTGWLNVEVNLASIKDEEYVEDIRGAWQERLCEAEKTAAVVWEQVSEAISG
- a CDS encoding bifunctional 5,10-methylenetetrahydrofolate dehydrogenase/5,10-methenyltetrahydrofolate cyclohydrolase, with protein sequence MSATLLEGAPIADRIKEDVKAAIAALGQTPKLAAILATDNKGAEFYAKSQGKACEEVGIDFDLQTLAPDASQGEIEAKIADLNADPSVTGIILLMPVPPGVDGRALQRCIDPQKDVDGVHPVNLGGVVQGSHVLAPCTAQAVYALVEASGVPLFCDPMESMGKGAEVVMVGHSEIVGKPSALLLLDKFCTVTVCHIGTKDLKAHTTAADVLIVAVGKAGLIRGEHIKPGGIVIDVGINRVKTEDGKSKIVGDVVFDEAAEIASQITPVPGGVGTVTTAMLLKNIMDAAKLQA